A single window of Cyanobium sp. AMD-g DNA harbors:
- a CDS encoding adenosylcobinamide-GDP ribazoletransferase: MPRLSAPPWLRDLAGAWIFYSVLPAWPSPAPRFERIARFAPWIGAVLGVLQGLLWWALEGRVPQVAQVALVLALGLWLSGGLHMDGVMDSADGLAAGDRCLEAMADSRVGASGVQALVLVLLLRTAALALLGAAAPMALVWAAVCGRLAPLPAMAWFPYLRPGGSAAFHRAHGAALAVELRPTLLLLPLLLLLPWPGLASWPVPTGLVALVPALFVPVALGRRLGGHSGDTYGACVEWSESLGLLLIAAALRLAAAAG, encoded by the coding sequence ATGCCCCGCCTGAGCGCTCCACCGTGGCTGCGGGATCTGGCCGGGGCCTGGATCTTTTATTCGGTGCTGCCAGCCTGGCCGTCTCCGGCGCCCCGTTTCGAGCGCATCGCCCGCTTCGCGCCCTGGATCGGTGCCGTTCTCGGTGTGCTGCAGGGGCTGCTCTGGTGGGCCCTGGAGGGGCGGGTGCCGCAGGTGGCCCAGGTGGCGCTGGTGCTGGCGCTGGGTCTGTGGCTGAGCGGCGGCCTGCACATGGATGGGGTGATGGACAGCGCCGATGGCCTGGCCGCCGGGGATCGCTGCCTGGAGGCGATGGCCGACAGCCGGGTGGGGGCGAGCGGCGTGCAGGCCCTGGTACTGGTGCTGCTGCTGCGGACCGCGGCCCTGGCCCTGCTGGGGGCGGCGGCGCCGATGGCCCTGGTCTGGGCGGCGGTCTGCGGGCGGTTGGCGCCCCTGCCCGCCATGGCCTGGTTCCCCTACCTGCGGCCCGGTGGCAGCGCCGCCTTCCATCGCGCCCACGGGGCCGCCCTGGCGGTGGAACTGCGGCCCACCCTGTTGCTGCTGCCGCTGCTGCTGCTGCTGCCCTGGCCAGGCCTGGCGTCCTGGCCGGTGCCCACCGGCCTGGTGGCCCTGGTGCCGGCCCTGTTCGTTCCGGTGGCCCTGGGCCGCCGTCTGGGCGGCCACAGCGGCGACACCTATGGGGCCTGCGTGGAGTGGAGCGAATCCCTCGGACTGCTGCTCATCGCCGCGGCGCTGCGGCTGGCGGCCGCGGCAGGCTGA
- a CDS encoding HAMP domain-containing sensor histidine kinase, protein MPVSERFLALVGFQLGQFIDCPEVRSLVVYVTQQGETGQPTLLPVGHWPPDERALPPVDTVSRLRVPAEQRRWLPLRDGQRLLGALQVEASRNPWPEPLAQRLQAVTLALTEALRLDLEGGELRQRLTEREEQLGLLLHQLRNPLTALRTFGQLLLRRLGPEHRDSSLVQGLLAEERQINRYVDAISELVHPEGLLVGTASPQPLLLPPLLSGPEGQPLAGLLEPLLQRAAATATLQGRDWHGPEALPDWSGDSGAVAEILANLLENAFRYSPHGASVGLHTASDGQLLQLTVWDGGPAIATEERQAIFGRGVRGTRGQDLPGTGLGLALGRDLARSLGGELELVVPPRAVAETLPEQGNAFQLSLPRPPAAAPRR, encoded by the coding sequence ATGCCTGTCTCAGAGCGGTTTCTGGCCCTGGTGGGCTTCCAGCTGGGTCAGTTCATCGACTGCCCGGAGGTCCGGTCGTTGGTGGTCTACGTCACCCAGCAGGGCGAAACGGGCCAGCCCACCCTGCTACCGGTCGGCCACTGGCCCCCGGACGAGCGGGCCCTGCCTCCGGTGGACACGGTCAGCCGACTGCGGGTGCCCGCCGAGCAGCGGCGCTGGTTGCCCCTGCGCGATGGCCAGCGCCTGCTTGGCGCCCTGCAGGTGGAGGCCTCGCGCAACCCCTGGCCCGAGCCCCTCGCCCAGCGGCTCCAGGCCGTGACCCTGGCCCTCACCGAAGCGCTGCGGCTGGATCTGGAGGGCGGGGAACTGCGCCAGCGGCTCACCGAGCGGGAGGAACAGCTGGGGCTGCTGCTCCACCAGCTGCGCAACCCCCTCACCGCCCTGCGCACCTTCGGCCAGCTGCTGCTGCGGCGCCTCGGCCCCGAGCACCGCGACAGCTCCCTGGTGCAGGGCCTGCTGGCCGAGGAGCGCCAGATCAACCGCTATGTCGATGCCATCAGCGAGCTGGTCCACCCCGAAGGCCTGCTCGTCGGCACCGCCTCCCCCCAGCCGCTGCTGTTGCCACCGCTGCTGAGCGGGCCGGAGGGCCAGCCCCTGGCCGGGCTGCTCGAACCCCTGCTGCAACGGGCGGCCGCCACCGCCACCCTGCAGGGCCGGGACTGGCACGGACCCGAGGCTCTGCCCGACTGGAGCGGCGACAGCGGTGCGGTCGCGGAAATCCTGGCCAACCTGCTGGAGAACGCCTTCCGTTACAGCCCCCACGGCGCCAGCGTCGGCCTGCACACAGCCAGCGACGGCCAGCTGCTCCAGCTCACGGTGTGGGATGGCGGGCCCGCCATCGCGACCGAGGAGCGGCAGGCGATCTTTGGCCGGGGGGTGCGGGGAACGCGGGGCCAGGACCTGCCCGGCACCGGACTGGGGCTGGCCCTGGGGCGGGATCTGGCCCGCAGCCTGGGCGGTGAGCTGGAGCTGGTGGTGCCGCCCCGGGCGGTGGCCGAGACGCTGCCCGAGCAGGGCAATGCCTTCCAGCTCAGCCTGCCGCGGCCGCCAGCCGCAGCGCCGCGGCGATGA
- a CDS encoding DUF3155 domain-containing protein — MSKKRKRISRRRLAGQRVLAHVPTFNLETGAHKPVTAARRYIAETELMAPAILNVRRNEHTTDRFFWGEKGLFSAQYAEENHFLFPSLRLIVDSIGEEVLFEGLEALASDDWEEMEEYEYAFV, encoded by the coding sequence ATGTCCAAGAAGCGCAAGCGGATCAGTCGCCGTCGTCTCGCGGGTCAGCGGGTCCTCGCCCATGTCCCCACGTTCAACCTCGAAACCGGCGCCCACAAACCGGTCACGGCGGCACGCCGCTACATCGCCGAAACGGAGCTGATGGCCCCGGCGATCCTCAACGTGCGCCGCAACGAGCACACCACCGACCGCTTCTTCTGGGGGGAGAAAGGTCTGTTCAGCGCCCAGTACGCCGAAGAGAACCACTTCCTGTTCCCCTCCCTGCGACTGATCGTCGACAGCATCGGCGAAGAGGTCCTGTTCGAAGGCCTCGAAGCGCTCGCCTCCGATGACTGGGAGGAAATGGAAGAGTACGAATACGCCTTCGTCTGA
- a CDS encoding alpha/beta hydrolase, which produces MPTDPYAEAQLSEDDGTALWVGPRQAEHRLVLLHGWGADADDLLELGAELISADPASLNLSVVALRAPLPHPGGLGRQWYDLQQPEWPQLPQARRDLRQRLLALGRSVPLENTCLLGFSQGAAMAIDVATGCGADACEPLALAGLIACSGYPHPDWQPTGPRTDILLTHGEQDPVVPFAASQALESALAGAGGSVRRIAFPGGHCIDPGLITTMRDFLLAGWRGR; this is translated from the coding sequence GTGCCCACGGATCCCTACGCCGAAGCCCAGCTGAGCGAAGACGACGGCACCGCCCTCTGGGTGGGCCCCCGCCAGGCCGAGCACCGCCTCGTGCTGCTGCACGGCTGGGGAGCCGACGCCGATGACCTGCTCGAACTGGGGGCGGAACTGATCAGCGCCGATCCCGCCAGCCTCAACCTGAGCGTGGTGGCGCTGCGGGCGCCCCTGCCCCATCCGGGAGGATTGGGCCGCCAATGGTACGACCTGCAGCAGCCCGAGTGGCCCCAGTTGCCCCAGGCCCGCCGCGACCTGCGGCAACGGCTGCTGGCGCTGGGCCGCAGCGTGCCCCTCGAGAACACCTGCCTGCTTGGCTTCTCCCAGGGGGCCGCCATGGCCATCGACGTGGCCACCGGCTGCGGCGCCGACGCCTGTGAGCCCCTCGCCCTGGCAGGCCTGATCGCCTGCAGCGGCTATCCCCACCCCGACTGGCAGCCCACAGGTCCCCGCACAGACATCCTGCTCACCCATGGAGAGCAGGATCCTGTGGTGCCCTTCGCGGCAAGTCAGGCGCTGGAGAGCGCCCTGGCAGGGGCCGGGGGATCGGTGCGCCGGATCGCCTTCCCAGGCGGCCATTGCATTGATCCCGGCCTGATCACCACCATGCGGGATTTCCTGCTGGCTGGCTGGCGAGGACGCTGA
- the purH gene encoding bifunctional phosphoribosylaminoimidazolecarboxamide formyltransferase/IMP cyclohydrolase, which produces MAPTALLSVSDKRGLVPLAEGLLAQGYALLSSGGTAAALAAAGLPVTKVADHTGAPEILGGRVKTLHPRIHGGILARRDDPAHRADMAAHGIAPIDVVVVNLYPFKATVADPGVDWETAIENIDIGGPAMVRAAAKNHADVVVLTDPDQYPGFLDALAAGQVDGALRRRLALAAFAHTASYDAAIAAWIEGRLADADEALAIGWTEQPLRLEQPLRQVLRYGENPHQGAFWFGEANAGWGAARQLQGKELSYNNLIDLEAALTTVAAFGYGPGAEPAAVVIKHTNPCGVALGVDTADALLRALDADRVSAFGGIVALNGAVDRAAADHLAGLFLECVVAPSFSEEARQRLAAKANLRLLELDPVAVAEASGRLQLRSVLGGVLAQQADDGRADPDSWQVVSDRQPSEAEWRDLRFAWQVVRHVRSNAILVAQGGRTLGVGAGQMNRVGSARLALEAAGDAARGAVLASDGFFPFDDTVLLAARHGITALIQPGGSKRDPDSIAACKANDMVMVITGRRHFLH; this is translated from the coding sequence ATGGCTCCCACGGCCCTCCTGAGCGTGTCCGACAAGCGGGGCCTGGTGCCGCTGGCGGAGGGGTTGCTGGCCCAGGGATACGCCCTGCTCTCCAGCGGCGGCACGGCTGCGGCCCTTGCCGCCGCTGGCCTGCCGGTCACGAAGGTGGCGGATCACACCGGGGCCCCGGAAATCCTGGGCGGACGGGTCAAGACCCTCCATCCCCGCATCCACGGGGGCATCCTGGCCCGCCGGGACGACCCTGCCCACCGGGCCGACATGGCGGCCCATGGGATCGCCCCGATCGATGTGGTGGTGGTCAATCTCTATCCCTTCAAGGCCACCGTGGCGGATCCCGGCGTCGACTGGGAGACCGCAATCGAGAACATCGACATCGGTGGGCCGGCCATGGTCCGCGCCGCTGCCAAGAACCACGCGGATGTGGTGGTGCTCACCGATCCCGACCAGTACCCGGGTTTCCTGGATGCCCTGGCGGCGGGCCAGGTCGATGGGGCCCTGCGGCGCCGGCTGGCGCTGGCCGCCTTCGCCCACACCGCCAGCTACGACGCCGCCATCGCGGCCTGGATCGAGGGCCGGCTGGCTGATGCTGATGAGGCGCTTGCCATCGGGTGGACCGAGCAGCCCCTGCGGCTGGAGCAGCCCCTGCGCCAGGTGCTTCGCTACGGCGAGAACCCTCACCAGGGAGCCTTCTGGTTCGGAGAGGCCAACGCGGGCTGGGGGGCGGCTCGCCAGTTGCAGGGCAAGGAGCTCAGCTACAACAACCTGATCGACCTGGAAGCGGCCCTCACCACAGTGGCGGCGTTCGGTTACGGCCCCGGGGCCGAGCCGGCCGCCGTGGTGATCAAGCACACCAACCCCTGCGGCGTCGCCCTCGGCGTCGACACCGCTGACGCGCTGCTGCGGGCCCTGGATGCGGACCGGGTCTCGGCTTTCGGGGGCATCGTCGCCCTCAACGGCGCGGTGGACAGGGCCGCTGCCGATCACCTGGCGGGGCTGTTTCTGGAATGTGTGGTGGCGCCGTCCTTCTCGGAGGAGGCCCGCCAACGGCTGGCGGCCAAAGCCAACCTGCGTCTGCTGGAGCTCGACCCCGTGGCCGTGGCGGAAGCCTCCGGGCGCCTGCAGCTGCGCAGCGTGCTCGGGGGGGTGCTGGCCCAGCAGGCGGACGATGGCCGCGCCGATCCAGACAGCTGGCAGGTGGTGAGCGATCGCCAGCCCAGCGAAGCCGAGTGGCGCGATCTGCGCTTCGCCTGGCAGGTGGTGCGCCATGTGCGCTCCAACGCCATTCTGGTGGCCCAGGGCGGCCGCACCCTCGGCGTGGGTGCTGGCCAGATGAACCGGGTGGGCTCGGCCCGGCTGGCCCTGGAGGCCGCCGGCGACGCTGCCCGGGGGGCGGTGCTGGCCAGCGACGGCTTCTTCCCGTTCGATGACACCGTGCTGCTGGCGGCACGGCATGGCATCACCGCGCTGATCCAGCCCGGCGGCAGCAAGCGCGACCCGGATTCGATCGCCGCCTGCAAGGCCAACGACATGGTGATGGTGATCACCGGCCGTCGTCATTTTCTGCATTGA
- a CDS encoding DUF4079 domain-containing protein → MFAALPSSLAFGLNFVHPLLMWVLLGLAGYAMFLGIKAKKTRTATPEDRKELIKGQFAKRHYLFGSLVLAVLVLGLVGGMAVTYINNGKLFVGPHLLVGLAMASLIAMAAALSPLMQAGNLIARKVHVGLNMTVMTLFLWQAVTGMQIVNKILTAPAA, encoded by the coding sequence ATGTTCGCCGCCCTTCCCAGTTCCCTTGCCTTCGGCCTCAACTTCGTGCATCCCCTGCTGATGTGGGTGCTGCTGGGCCTGGCGGGCTATGCGATGTTTCTGGGCATCAAGGCCAAGAAGACGCGCACGGCCACGCCCGAGGACCGCAAGGAGCTGATCAAGGGCCAGTTCGCCAAACGCCATTACCTCTTCGGCAGCCTCGTGCTAGCCGTGCTCGTGCTCGGCTTGGTCGGTGGCATGGCCGTCACCTACATCAACAACGGCAAGCTGTTCGTCGGTCCGCACCTGCTGGTGGGACTGGCCATGGCCTCCCTGATCGCCATGGCGGCGGCCCTCTCCCCGCTGATGCAGGCCGGCAACCTGATCGCCCGCAAAGTGCACGTGGGCCTCAACATGACCGTGATGACCCTGTTCCTCTGGCAGGCCGTCACCGGCATGCAGATCGTCAACAAGATCCTCACCGCCCCGGCGGCCTGA
- a CDS encoding DUF1997 domain-containing protein has translation MAAGSSLHQAPDDPGAPKSEPLRERSDPSVRRYASAFADLMEMRAPAAVVGAYLDRHEGWFRRCAAPMTVEPIGSQGYVLTLGRFGNFGFEVEPTIGLELLPQAAGVYRILTVPLPQVDEALQGLYDVEFAASLRLDEAGGAEVSTEEVDGVMLHTLVRWQLDLAVWLRLPGMLSILPDHLVQSSGDHLLRQIVRQISRRLTWKVQEDFHASHGIPCPPRRRAQF, from the coding sequence ATGGCGGCAGGTTCCTCCCTGCACCAGGCTCCCGACGATCCAGGGGCCCCCAAGAGCGAACCCCTGCGGGAGCGGTCCGACCCCTCCGTTCGTCGCTACGCCAGCGCCTTCGCCGATCTGATGGAGATGCGCGCTCCTGCTGCGGTGGTGGGCGCCTACCTCGACCGCCACGAAGGCTGGTTCCGCCGCTGCGCTGCCCCCATGACGGTCGAACCGATCGGCAGCCAGGGTTACGTGCTCACCCTTGGCCGGTTCGGCAACTTCGGCTTTGAGGTCGAGCCGACGATCGGCCTCGAACTGCTCCCCCAGGCCGCCGGCGTCTACCGCATCCTCACCGTGCCCCTGCCCCAGGTGGATGAAGCCCTGCAGGGTCTCTACGACGTCGAATTCGCCGCCTCCCTGAGGCTCGACGAGGCCGGCGGGGCGGAGGTGTCCACCGAAGAGGTGGATGGCGTCATGCTGCACACCCTGGTGCGCTGGCAGCTGGATCTGGCCGTGTGGCTGCGCCTGCCCGGCATGCTCTCGATCCTTCCCGACCACCTGGTCCAGAGCAGCGGTGACCACCTGCTGCGCCAGATCGTGCGACAGATCTCCCGGCGACTCACCTGGAAGGTGCAGGAGGATTTCCACGCCAGCCACGGCATCCCCTGCCCGCCCCGGCGCCGGGCCCAGTTCTGA
- a CDS encoding 4-hydroxy-3-methylbut-2-enyl diphosphate reductase yields MDTRAFKRSLHHSDRYNRRGFGLGEEVAGSLEQAYQSNLIASLRENGHVLQRGRLKIRLAEAFGFCWGVERAVAMAYETRRHYPSERIWITNEIIHNPSVNAHLREMDVRFIPVDDDVKDFSEVGTGDVVILPAFGATVQEMQLLNERGCHIVDTTCPWVSKVWNTVEKHKKHAFTSIIHGKVKHEETLATSSFAGTYLVVLDLAEARMVSDFILERGQGAIDRQAFMTRFANACSPGFDPDRDLVRVGVANQTTMLKSETEEIGRLFERTMLQRFGPAELDEHFLAFNTICDATQERQDAMFALVDEPLDLMVVIGGYNSSNTTHLQEIAVSRGIRSFHIDTPERIGPGNRIEHKPLGGELETLEPFLPEGPVRVGITSGASTPDRVVEDVIERLVGLSEE; encoded by the coding sequence GTGGACACCCGTGCCTTCAAGCGTTCCCTCCACCATTCGGATCGCTACAACCGCCGCGGCTTCGGCCTGGGTGAGGAGGTCGCGGGCAGCCTGGAGCAGGCCTACCAGAGCAACCTGATCGCCAGCCTCAGGGAGAACGGCCACGTGCTGCAGCGCGGCCGGCTCAAGATCCGCCTGGCCGAGGCCTTCGGCTTCTGCTGGGGGGTGGAGCGGGCCGTGGCGATGGCCTACGAAACCCGCCGCCATTACCCCAGCGAACGGATCTGGATCACCAACGAGATCATCCATAACCCTTCGGTCAACGCCCATCTGCGCGAGATGGACGTCCGCTTCATCCCGGTCGACGACGACGTCAAGGACTTCTCCGAAGTGGGCACCGGTGATGTGGTGATCCTGCCCGCCTTCGGCGCCACGGTGCAGGAGATGCAGCTGCTCAATGAGCGCGGCTGCCACATCGTCGACACCACCTGCCCCTGGGTGTCGAAGGTGTGGAACACCGTGGAGAAGCACAAGAAGCACGCCTTCACCTCGATCATCCACGGCAAGGTCAAGCACGAGGAGACACTCGCCACCAGCTCCTTCGCCGGCACCTACCTGGTGGTGCTCGATCTGGCCGAAGCCCGCATGGTCAGCGATTTCATCCTCGAGCGGGGCCAGGGGGCCATCGATCGGCAGGCCTTCATGACCCGGTTCGCCAATGCCTGCTCCCCTGGCTTCGACCCGGACCGGGACCTGGTGCGGGTGGGTGTCGCCAACCAGACCACCATGCTCAAGAGTGAAACCGAGGAGATCGGCCGCCTGTTCGAGCGCACCATGCTGCAGCGCTTCGGCCCCGCCGAGCTCGACGAGCACTTCCTCGCCTTCAACACCATCTGCGATGCCACCCAGGAGCGCCAGGACGCCATGTTCGCCCTGGTGGACGAACCCCTCGACCTGATGGTGGTCATCGGTGGCTACAACTCCTCCAACACCACCCACCTGCAGGAGATCGCCGTCAGCCGCGGCATCCGCTCCTTCCACATCGACACCCCCGAACGGATCGGACCGGGCAACCGCATCGAGCACAAGCCCCTGGGGGGCGAACTGGAGACCCTGGAGCCCTTCCTGCCGGAGGGGCCGGTGCGGGTGGGCATCACGTCCGGCGCCTCCACCCCCGACCGGGTCGTGGAGGATGTGATCGAGCGCCTGGTGGGCCTCAGCGAAGAGTGA
- a CDS encoding response regulator transcription factor encodes MTFREAQSCLIVEDQAILAELLAEHLATIPGLTPVLTATTKAEGLRVAQTRKPKLLILDLLLADGSGLDVGEALLALEPQVKIIVLTADVHRLRCSRRLHQAITAVLEKTEALDRLHDEVKRLFPGAEQPPAPGRRGLEDLTPREIEVLKLIGEGLSSEAIARLLSISPTTAQTHRKSITGKLGLKRGELVLFAARQVAGGGLAGR; translated from the coding sequence GTGACCTTCAGAGAAGCCCAGAGTTGCTTGATTGTTGAAGATCAGGCCATCCTCGCGGAGCTCTTGGCCGAGCACCTTGCCACCATCCCTGGACTGACGCCAGTGCTGACGGCGACGACGAAGGCGGAAGGACTTCGGGTCGCACAGACGCGCAAACCTAAACTCCTGATCCTCGATTTGCTGCTTGCCGATGGTTCAGGCCTTGACGTTGGGGAAGCTCTCCTGGCGCTTGAACCCCAGGTCAAAATCATTGTCTTGACGGCCGATGTGCATCGGTTGCGCTGCAGCCGCCGGCTGCACCAGGCGATCACTGCAGTGCTTGAGAAGACTGAGGCCCTGGATCGGCTCCACGATGAGGTGAAGCGACTGTTCCCTGGCGCTGAGCAACCCCCAGCACCAGGGCGCCGAGGACTGGAGGATCTGACACCACGGGAAATTGAGGTGCTGAAGTTGATCGGTGAAGGACTCAGCAGCGAGGCGATCGCCCGGCTTCTGAGCATTTCGCCCACCACCGCTCAGACCCACCGCAAGAGCATCACCGGCAAGCTGGGTTTGAAACGAGGAGAGCTGGTGCTGTTCGCTGCCCGGCAGGTGGCTGGAGGGGGACTGGCGGGGAGATGA
- a CDS encoding CHASE domain-containing protein: MVNLAVAFGYILTSSPVLWLNRLSGLELPLSPAAGLAFVCLLRWGTPVLPGVMAGALVFNLLDLASRGWSIGQWAPLIGIPAAGSSLQALAAAWLVARWVGPRPSLSKLRDILLFLGIAGPLACVIAPALGISTQVLDGELAWADAWRAALLWWFGDSISVIIFAPLLLLMLPGHDVFWPGRCWVVALPSLVMTGLAVGLFLHAGNLHNRQMDRSIDRAAERAAQFLEMKLAWQEGALQSLGDFFGASQEVTPSTFRTSTRSILEKTDGLVALSWNPLVTREQRPAFENRLQEDYGDLSLRITERRQGSREPAADYASHVVVAQIEPFEANRAALGYDIQSDPTRAQALHRAVRIRSMQATAPIQLVQGKQSQIGILKVLPVPCESGSVRTVADSCQDLRGFVVGVFRLDELLASVFATPLWQDLNLHLSDVTSGAEPLLMARYPIEHATKPRVDDTSRRRALMGRRRFGQAGRLWELEVKPRPSYFLNRPPSSALAVLLAGLSIVAMLETLLLLITGIESESRRGLQQKLRLSLVTAALAHEIKQPLTALLFQSRKIDHLVSKNSQLAQRPELEKAIIGLRKSCLSVSDTITNIQLLLSSRQTESVPLDLVDVVCHALLIVKSNAADRGIHLQSCGLEQPQMMIGDFAQLQLLVLNLLRNSLEATPSGGVVETAVVRSRFGLTLRVADSGEGFIGDPDDPNRYLLASSKSGGLGLGLFMVRSAAENHGADIRFGHASLGGAQVEVFFPTRRSLPTVGPGRQLG; this comes from the coding sequence TTGGTCAATCTGGCAGTGGCCTTCGGATACATCCTGACCAGCTCACCGGTTCTCTGGCTGAATCGTCTCTCTGGCCTGGAGCTGCCCCTCTCGCCAGCGGCGGGTCTGGCCTTCGTCTGCCTGTTGCGGTGGGGAACTCCCGTGTTGCCGGGTGTGATGGCGGGAGCCCTTGTGTTCAACCTGCTGGATCTGGCCTCCCGGGGCTGGTCCATTGGCCAATGGGCTCCGCTCATTGGCATTCCTGCAGCAGGTTCTTCGCTTCAGGCCCTCGCCGCTGCCTGGTTGGTGGCTCGCTGGGTGGGTCCCCGTCCAAGCTTGTCGAAGCTCCGTGACATCCTCCTGTTTCTGGGGATCGCGGGCCCGCTCGCTTGTGTGATTGCCCCGGCCTTGGGGATCTCCACCCAGGTGCTTGACGGCGAGCTGGCGTGGGCAGATGCATGGAGAGCGGCGCTGCTGTGGTGGTTCGGCGACTCCATCAGTGTGATCATCTTTGCGCCCCTGCTTCTCCTGATGCTGCCGGGTCACGACGTGTTCTGGCCAGGTCGCTGCTGGGTGGTGGCACTACCGTCGCTGGTGATGACCGGCTTGGCGGTAGGACTGTTTCTGCATGCGGGGAATCTGCACAACCGACAGATGGACCGCTCCATTGATCGTGCCGCGGAACGGGCTGCACAGTTTCTGGAGATGAAGCTGGCCTGGCAAGAGGGGGCGCTGCAATCCCTCGGGGACTTTTTCGGTGCCTCCCAGGAGGTCACGCCAAGCACGTTTCGGACATCCACACGCTCCATTCTGGAGAAGACGGACGGCTTGGTGGCGCTCTCCTGGAATCCCCTGGTGACCCGAGAGCAACGCCCTGCCTTTGAGAATCGTCTGCAGGAGGACTACGGGGATCTGAGCCTGCGCATCACTGAGCGTCGGCAAGGATCAAGGGAACCGGCCGCTGATTATGCCAGTCATGTGGTGGTGGCTCAGATCGAGCCCTTCGAAGCCAATCGAGCGGCCCTCGGCTATGACATCCAATCTGACCCAACAAGAGCCCAGGCTCTCCACCGTGCGGTGAGGATCAGATCGATGCAGGCCACAGCCCCCATTCAGCTGGTTCAGGGCAAGCAATCCCAGATTGGGATTCTGAAGGTCTTGCCCGTGCCCTGTGAATCAGGTTCGGTGCGAACTGTTGCCGATTCATGCCAGGACCTGAGGGGATTCGTCGTGGGGGTGTTTCGGCTGGATGAACTCCTGGCTTCTGTGTTCGCTACGCCCCTCTGGCAAGACTTGAATCTGCATCTGAGCGATGTCACGTCAGGAGCGGAACCTCTGCTCATGGCTCGTTACCCCATAGAACATGCAACGAAGCCACGCGTTGATGACACAAGCCGGCGCAGGGCGTTGATGGGTCGTCGGCGGTTTGGGCAGGCAGGACGCCTCTGGGAGCTGGAGGTGAAGCCCAGGCCGTCCTATTTCCTCAATCGGCCGCCCTCCAGTGCCCTTGCCGTCCTGCTGGCAGGTCTAAGCATCGTGGCGATGCTGGAAACTCTGTTGCTTTTGATCACGGGAATTGAGTCGGAATCCCGCAGGGGGCTGCAGCAGAAACTGCGGCTGAGTCTGGTGACCGCTGCCCTGGCCCATGAGATCAAGCAGCCGCTGACGGCTCTCCTCTTTCAATCCAGGAAGATCGACCATCTGGTATCCAAAAATAGCCAACTGGCTCAGCGACCTGAGCTGGAGAAGGCCATCATCGGATTGAGAAAAAGCTGCCTATCAGTGAGTGACACGATTACCAATATCCAGCTTTTATTGTCGAGTCGTCAAACTGAATCTGTCCCGCTCGACCTTGTTGATGTGGTGTGTCATGCCTTGCTGATCGTGAAATCGAATGCAGCGGATCGAGGCATTCATCTTCAATCGTGCGGACTCGAACAACCCCAGATGATGATCGGAGATTTTGCGCAACTGCAGTTGCTCGTGCTCAACCTGCTGCGCAACAGTCTGGAGGCAACACCTTCGGGCGGTGTTGTGGAGACAGCCGTCGTACGCAGTCGTTTCGGCTTGACACTTCGGGTCGCCGACAGCGGCGAAGGGTTCATCGGTGACCCCGATGATCCGAATCGCTACCTTCTGGCGAGTTCCAAGTCTGGAGGGCTGGGGCTGGGGCTCTTCATGGTGCGCTCGGCCGCTGAGAATCACGGAGCGGACATCCGCTTCGGACACGCGTCGCTGGGGGGTGCTCAGGTGGAGGTCTTTTTCCCTACCAGGAGATCACTACCGACGGTTGGACCTGGACGGCAGCTTGGGTGA